The Arachidicoccus terrestris genome includes the window TCCTGCCCTTGCTGTTTTGATAGCAGCATTGAGCGACGCTAACTGTGCTTCCGCATTATTAAGACCAGCTTCTGCTTCCTTGATTTTTAGTCTGTATTCTCGATCATCAAGTATTAATAACGTATCGCCTTTATTTACAACCTGATTTTCCTCAAACCGGATTGACTGAATATAGCCACCGGCACGTGCTGATACAGGGTTAATATATGCACTTACCTGAGCATCATTTGTCTGCTCGCTAGCGACTCTTTTGGAGAAAAAACTATAAAGGAAGATCGACACGATAACCATTATTGCTATTGTTACAATAGTAATTGAAAAATTCACAACTTTATGATTTGTTTGTTTCATAACTTATTATTTTATTGTAAGTGGATCAAATATTGAATATTGTCCTTAGAGCTTTCCAAGTGTGTAGCCAATTTTATAATACAGTAGCTTGCGGTCCATTTTGGCTTTTACCAGATCATAAGTCGAGGTAACCAATAGCTTATCTGCTTCCAGTAAATCTGTTAGAAGTGCGAGTTGATTGAAATATTTAAGTGAGACAATTTTGAGGTTGACATTAGCCTGTTGTATACTATGTATTGCGACTTGGATCCTTTCGCTGGATTCCTGATATTTTATGTTAAGCGCTTTGAGTTTTTCAGAAAGTTGCTGTTTAAAATTGGCCTTGTCAAGCGCTATGCTCATTAGTTTTATCTGTTCTGCTTTTACTATGTGTTTGTTGTGGAACAACGCAGAAATATCATACCCTGCCCTTATTCCGATAAAACCCACGGAATACCATCTGGCAATCGGTGGCGTGAATAATTGATTCGGGTATTGCAGCCCGTATGCACTGTATAATTGCAGTGACGGGAGGTAATCAGTTTTGGAGAAATGAATTCTGGCTGCCTGCAATTCCATGTTTTTATTGTATCTGCGAATGCCATAGGCATTATTCGTTCCTGAAAACAGATCATCAGCTGTTATGGGCACACCATCGGAAATAATAGCCGGGAAATCTTCTTCGACAGGTATAATAATAGTGCTATCGGGGAGCCCAATTAATATATTCAACTGCTGGTTGGCGATTTTTAAGTCGTTTTGTGCCTGTTTTAGGGACAGCTTACTGGAGGATAACCCCACTTCAGCCCTTAGCAAATCGCTTTTTGTGACGACTTGGTTTTTGTATAACGCCCGAATATTTTTTAGCCTGACGCCGGCCCTGTTGACCTCTTCGAGCAGTACGGTATCTAGCTGGGTTAACAGAATCATATCTAGATAATGAAAAATTGCCTGAAGTGTGATATCGCCTGTTAACTGCTGTGTGCCAAGAATATCCAGATCGCGATGTAGCTCGCTGAAACGAATATTTAATTTTTGTTTCCCTCCGTTGTAAATATTGAATGAAGCCTCTGCTCCCAAAGAGACGCTGTTCTGGTCAGGGTAGCGATCTACGCTGTGGGCGTCTGTCAATCCATCCTCATAAAGTGTAAGCCTGGAAAACCGTTGATAACTGGCCTTTATATTTAAGTGGGGTAAGGTATTATCCTTCGCGGCTTGCAGTAGGGCGGAACTGGCATATATCCTTTGCCGACTGGCCTGAATACTCAGATTTTCATTTTTCAGGCGCTCAATGACAGTTCTCAGTTTGAGTTTTATTCGTTGGGCGGTGTCTGGAGAAACCGGATACTGCTGAGCGTTTAACGTGTTGTTTAATGGATTAAAAATAGCAGTAATAAATATAATTAAAACTATTTTGAGAGAAGCTGGCAGTTTACGAATGCCAAAAAACAAGGCAATGCTTCTCTGCACGCGATAACTTGATTTATGGTTATGCATAATATAAATGATTTGCCTGAACGCTTGTTTTACATTCAGTGGTGTTAAAAAAGTCAGTCCGCTTTTATACGTTGACTAATGACTTGGAACTTATTATGACTTTCAATCGAAAGAAAGCGTTCCAGCTTGCTTGAATGGCGCAACGCCGGATGTACACTATAGAGTAGTTGAAAGTATAATTGAAACTGCTCTCCTGATCGGTATTCTGTCCAGTGCTTATCGATTGTTTCGGTATGGGAGATGGTGGATAATGTCTGCTTGAGAAATCGTAGTATACTGAATTTACAAACTGAATATGGTAAGATGGATAACTCTCTGAAAAACAGTTTCATGAAGTCTTGCTTCCCTGCCTCAAATCTGATCAGGGCATGCGCTATTAATTCTAGATAAGCCAATGTCGATATGTCAGGATCCGCTTTAACAGCGTTTAATCGCTTGTTCAGTTGGGAAAGTCGCCTGGCAAATATGCATTTATATAACCGCTCTTTAGTGCCATAATAGTGATTAATGGCTGCCACATTAACTTGAGCCGCTTCTGCCAGGAGGCGGATAGTAGTCTTCTGATAACCGTAACCGCAAAACTGCTTTTCCGCACAACGCAGTATTTTTCTTTTTGTTTCGTTGGCCTTACTCATTGTTCGTTCATTTATGTTCTATTGGCAAAACTTCAGTTTCATTCCCACAAGGCAAAATTCCAGCTATCCCGGTAGTTATTATCGACGATATCGCCTGTTGTTTCGTCAATCTTTCCTAATTTAGCATCGAGCGATCTGTGATCCCGAAGGCCACCGACCTGGATTCTTTCCTCAAACATAATTCTATGGACCCTCGAAAGCATATACCTCAATATAAACTGGAAAACCTTCAGCATTTTTTTGGCCAGATATCCAGCAAGAGGGACTATTTTTATATTGAAGCATCCGAAAGGATCTTCTTTGATCCGTTGCCTTTTAGAACAGAGACTTATGGATTGGGTTATCTCCAGAAAGGAAGTTTGGTATTGCAGACGGGGCTGGAAAGGGCCGTATTGACAGCGCCGACTGTGTTGGCCATGGGCCCCAGTGTTATCCGTAGCTTTGAGCCGTTCGGTAAGGCTCCTACCCTAAAGGTTATTTTTTTTACTGAGAATTTTTTTACGCAGAATCTGGCCGATGTCTTCTTTTTGAGCAGGTTTAGATATTTTGAGAATAATGAACGTCATGTTTTCGAATTGAATCCACAACAGAATAAACAGTTCCATGCTCAGTTTGAACAAGTGGAACATCTGTTATATCGCAAACATATGCATGAAACAATGATGCTCAGGGGGCACTTGTTGATCCTGATTCACGAATTAGATGGTATTTTTAATCAATTGGAAGCACTGTCTCCCTTTTCCAAGTCGGCTCATCTGAATTTGTTACAGTCCTTTAAGCAGATTCTTGCCAAGGATTTTAAAAAGCAGCATGCGGTAGAGTACTTTGC containing:
- a CDS encoding TolC family protein; translation: MHNHKSSYRVQRSIALFFGIRKLPASLKIVLIIFITAIFNPLNNTLNAQQYPVSPDTAQRIKLKLRTVIERLKNENLSIQASRQRIYASSALLQAAKDNTLPHLNIKASYQRFSRLTLYEDGLTDAHSVDRYPDQNSVSLGAEASFNIYNGGKQKLNIRFSELHRDLDILGTQQLTGDITLQAIFHYLDMILLTQLDTVLLEEVNRAGVRLKNIRALYKNQVVTKSDLLRAEVGLSSSKLSLKQAQNDLKIANQQLNILIGLPDSTIIIPVEEDFPAIISDGVPITADDLFSGTNNAYGIRRYNKNMELQAARIHFSKTDYLPSLQLYSAYGLQYPNQLFTPPIARWYSVGFIGIRAGYDISALFHNKHIVKAEQIKLMSIALDKANFKQQLSEKLKALNIKYQESSERIQVAIHSIQQANVNLKIVSLKYFNQLALLTDLLEADKLLVTSTYDLVKAKMDRKLLYYKIGYTLGKL
- a CDS encoding TetR/AcrR family transcriptional regulator encodes the protein MSKANETKRKILRCAEKQFCGYGYQKTTIRLLAEAAQVNVAAINHYYGTKERLYKCIFARRLSQLNKRLNAVKADPDISTLAYLELIAHALIRFEAGKQDFMKLFFRELSILPYSVCKFSILRFLKQTLSTISHTETIDKHWTEYRSGEQFQLYFQLLYSVHPALRHSSKLERFLSIESHNKFQVISQRIKAD
- a CDS encoding helix-turn-helix domain-containing protein: MDPRKHIPQYKLENLQHFFGQISSKRDYFYIEASERIFFDPLPFRTETYGLGYLQKGSLVLQTGLERAVLTAPTVLAMGPSVIRSFEPFGKAPTLKVIFFTENFFTQNLADVFFLSRFRYFENNERHVFELNPQQNKQFHAQFEQVEHLLYRKHMHETMMLRGHLLILIHELDGIFNQLEALSPFSKSAHLNLLQSFKQILAKDFKKQHAVEYFAERLHVTPKYLSEYLKKHTGKTAGQWIIQTLVLEAKVLLLQKELTVAEVSNELEFSDQSVFGKFFKVNTGYTPLGFRKAY